One Oncorhynchus keta strain PuntledgeMale-10-30-2019 chromosome 23, Oket_V2, whole genome shotgun sequence DNA segment encodes these proteins:
- the LOC118401885 gene encoding heterogeneous nuclear ribonucleoprotein C-like isoform X2: MDRSPTTSALMASNVTNKTDPRSLNSRVFIGNLNTLLVTKTDVEAIFSKYGKIVGCSVHKGFAFVQFVNERCARAAVGGEDGRMIVGQVLDINLAGEPKPHRSKTTKRSAGDMYRSDSIPTFDLDYDFQRDYYDRVYSYPSRVPPPPPPLSRAVIPSKRPRVSMTGGGSRRTKASFSSKSSQRASRTMKTVDLQTIKKELTLIKHKVDYLLESLGRMEKDHGKKSEGKGAKPEPGAVSSMQHSSNKKEESIKRERENQELNDSEEGDLLEEEVKSQDRDDDDDDEEEEGEHVDGDDGDSVNGDEDS, from the exons ATGGA TCGGTCCCCCACCACCAGTGCCCTGATGGCCAGCAACGTGACCAACAAGACAGACCCTCGCTCACTCAACTCCCGGGTCTTCATCGGAAACCTCAACACGCTACTGGTCACCAAGACTGACGTGGAGGCCATCTTCAGCAAGTATGGCAAGATCGTGGGTTGTTCTGTGCACAAGGGCTTTGCCTTCGTCCAGTTCGTCAACGAGAGATGCGCCCGGGCTGCCGTAGGGGGTGAGGACGGACGCATGATCGTGGGACAGGTGCTGG ACATTAACTTGGCCGGAGAACCCAAACCCCACAGGTCAAAGACCACAAAGCGCTCTGCGGGAGACATGTACAGGTCCGATTCAAT TCCCACATTTGATCTGGACTATGACTTCCAGAGAGATTACTATGACCG AGTGTACTCGTACCCGTCCCGcgtgccccctcctcctccacccctgtccCGAGCAGTGATCCCATCCAAGCGCCCGCGGGTCAGCATGACTGGAGGGGGTAGCCGCCGCACCAAGGCCAGTTTCTCCTCCAAGAGCAGCCAGAGGGCATCAAGAACAA TGAAAACAGTTGACCTGCAGACCATCAAGAAGGAGCTGACGCTGATTAAACACAAAGTAGACTACCTGCTGGAGAGCCTAGGCCGCATGGAGAAGGACCACGGCAAGAAGTCAG AAGGGAAAGGTGCCAAGCCTGAACCTGGAGCGGTGTCCTCAATGCAGCACTCCAGCAACAAGAAGGAGGAGAGCAtcaagagggagagggagaaccaggAGCTCAATGACTCTGAGGAGGGGGACCTGCtagaagaggag GTAAAGAGTCAAGacagggatgatgatgatgacgacgaagaggaggaaggagaacaTGTGGATGGAGACGATGGTGACAGTGTCAACGGAGATGAGGATTCATAG
- the LOC118401885 gene encoding heterogeneous nuclear ribonucleoprotein C-like isoform X1 produces MDRSPTTSALMASNVTNKTDPRSLNSRVFIGNLNTLLVTKTDVEAIFSKYGKIVGCSVHKGFAFVQFVNERCARAAVGGEDGRMIVGQVLDINLAGEPKPHRSKTTKRSAGDMYRSDSISPTFDLDYDFQRDYYDRVYSYPSRVPPPPPPLSRAVIPSKRPRVSMTGGGSRRTKASFSSKSSQRASRTMKTVDLQTIKKELTLIKHKVDYLLESLGRMEKDHGKKSEGKGAKPEPGAVSSMQHSSNKKEESIKRERENQELNDSEEGDLLEEEVKSQDRDDDDDDEEEEGEHVDGDDGDSVNGDEDS; encoded by the exons ATGGA TCGGTCCCCCACCACCAGTGCCCTGATGGCCAGCAACGTGACCAACAAGACAGACCCTCGCTCACTCAACTCCCGGGTCTTCATCGGAAACCTCAACACGCTACTGGTCACCAAGACTGACGTGGAGGCCATCTTCAGCAAGTATGGCAAGATCGTGGGTTGTTCTGTGCACAAGGGCTTTGCCTTCGTCCAGTTCGTCAACGAGAGATGCGCCCGGGCTGCCGTAGGGGGTGAGGACGGACGCATGATCGTGGGACAGGTGCTGG ACATTAACTTGGCCGGAGAACCCAAACCCCACAGGTCAAAGACCACAAAGCGCTCTGCGGGAGACATGTACAGGTCCGATTCAAT CAGTCCCACATTTGATCTGGACTATGACTTCCAGAGAGATTACTATGACCG AGTGTACTCGTACCCGTCCCGcgtgccccctcctcctccacccctgtccCGAGCAGTGATCCCATCCAAGCGCCCGCGGGTCAGCATGACTGGAGGGGGTAGCCGCCGCACCAAGGCCAGTTTCTCCTCCAAGAGCAGCCAGAGGGCATCAAGAACAA TGAAAACAGTTGACCTGCAGACCATCAAGAAGGAGCTGACGCTGATTAAACACAAAGTAGACTACCTGCTGGAGAGCCTAGGCCGCATGGAGAAGGACCACGGCAAGAAGTCAG AAGGGAAAGGTGCCAAGCCTGAACCTGGAGCGGTGTCCTCAATGCAGCACTCCAGCAACAAGAAGGAGGAGAGCAtcaagagggagagggagaaccaggAGCTCAATGACTCTGAGGAGGGGGACCTGCtagaagaggag GTAAAGAGTCAAGacagggatgatgatgatgacgacgaagaggaggaaggagaacaTGTGGATGGAGACGATGGTGACAGTGTCAACGGAGATGAGGATTCATAG
- the LOC118401885 gene encoding heterogeneous nuclear ribonucleoprotein C-like isoform X3, which yields MDRSPTTSALMASNVTNKTDPRSLNSRVFIGNLNTLLVTKTDVEAIFSKYGKIVGCSVHKGFAFVQFVNERCARAAVGGEDGRMIVGQVLDINLAGEPKPHRSKTTKRSAGDMYSSPTFDLDYDFQRDYYDRVYSYPSRVPPPPPPLSRAVIPSKRPRVSMTGGGSRRTKASFSSKSSQRASRTMKTVDLQTIKKELTLIKHKVDYLLESLGRMEKDHGKKSEGKGAKPEPGAVSSMQHSSNKKEESIKRERENQELNDSEEGDLLEEEVKSQDRDDDDDDEEEEGEHVDGDDGDSVNGDEDS from the exons ATGGA TCGGTCCCCCACCACCAGTGCCCTGATGGCCAGCAACGTGACCAACAAGACAGACCCTCGCTCACTCAACTCCCGGGTCTTCATCGGAAACCTCAACACGCTACTGGTCACCAAGACTGACGTGGAGGCCATCTTCAGCAAGTATGGCAAGATCGTGGGTTGTTCTGTGCACAAGGGCTTTGCCTTCGTCCAGTTCGTCAACGAGAGATGCGCCCGGGCTGCCGTAGGGGGTGAGGACGGACGCATGATCGTGGGACAGGTGCTGG ACATTAACTTGGCCGGAGAACCCAAACCCCACAGGTCAAAGACCACAAAGCGCTCTGCGGGAGACATGTACAG CAGTCCCACATTTGATCTGGACTATGACTTCCAGAGAGATTACTATGACCG AGTGTACTCGTACCCGTCCCGcgtgccccctcctcctccacccctgtccCGAGCAGTGATCCCATCCAAGCGCCCGCGGGTCAGCATGACTGGAGGGGGTAGCCGCCGCACCAAGGCCAGTTTCTCCTCCAAGAGCAGCCAGAGGGCATCAAGAACAA TGAAAACAGTTGACCTGCAGACCATCAAGAAGGAGCTGACGCTGATTAAACACAAAGTAGACTACCTGCTGGAGAGCCTAGGCCGCATGGAGAAGGACCACGGCAAGAAGTCAG AAGGGAAAGGTGCCAAGCCTGAACCTGGAGCGGTGTCCTCAATGCAGCACTCCAGCAACAAGAAGGAGGAGAGCAtcaagagggagagggagaaccaggAGCTCAATGACTCTGAGGAGGGGGACCTGCtagaagaggag GTAAAGAGTCAAGacagggatgatgatgatgacgacgaagaggaggaaggagaacaTGTGGATGGAGACGATGGTGACAGTGTCAACGGAGATGAGGATTCATAG
- the LOC118401886 gene encoding putative ferric-chelate reductase 1: MDRGLLFVASMVMGCLAPGVSGNGHLSFANNTEVHITRTGCGVTKLCVETPEQCDPTGKTSCLFASIVTTAPSPPNGVDLFVELLGDSSGYIALGLTANETEGTSMVFICAQNRNGSFFFRSAQRNNLNNTISLTQRIVKNITGSVNGTFIQCQFMLPAVNATTRTSHVTTFVTFLAVGNVTNGMGIGDINIRLTNKPLNLADPTSNVATTAGSSALTSQAVMVLLSVLMYRLS; this comes from the exons ATGGACAGAGGACTTCTCTTTGTGGCCTCCATGGTGATGGGCTGCCTGGCACCAGGTGTTAGTGGAAACGGACATCTCTCGTTTGCCAATAATACGGAG GTGCATATCACACGGACAGGCTGTGGAGTGACTAAGCTGTGTGTAGAGACCCCAGAACAATGTGATCCTACAGGAAAAACAAGCTGCCTCTTCGCTTCCATCGTCACCACCGCCCCCTCTCCTCCTAATGGAGTAGACCTGTTCGTTGAGCTCCTTGGGGACTCCAGTGGATACATCGCTCTAGGACTGACTGCCAACGAGACAGAG GGAACGTCTATGGTTTTTATCTGTGCCCAGAACAGAAATGGCAGTTTCTTCTTCCGCTCTGCCCAGCGCAACAACCTCAACAACACAATTTCTCTGACACAAAGG ATTGTGAAAAACATCACTGGCTCAGTCAATGGGACTTTCATACAGTGTCAATTCATGCTGCCAGCGGTTAATGCAACAACCAGGACCAGTCATGTCACCACCTTCGTCACCTTCCTCGCTGTGGGAAATGTCACAAACG GTATGGGTATTGGTGACATCAACATACGCTTGACCAATAAACCGTTGAACCTGGCTGACCCTACCAGCAACGTTGCAACAACAGCAGGCAGCAGCGCACTCACATCCCAAG CTGTGATGGTCCTGCTCAGTGTGCTGATGTATCGTCTTTCCTGA